In the Vicinamibacteria bacterium genome, CATTTTGATGTCAACGATGACGACTCCTTTCGCGGAGGCGGCCCCAATCAAATTTCCAGGTCTTTGCCCAGACCGAGGCTCACGCCCCTCTCGTAGACCAGCTTCGCGACGGCGACGTCCTCGAGCGCGAGACCTTGCGACTCGAAAAGGGTGATTTCGGAGGCGTCCCTCCGAGCCACCTTCTTTCCGGTGACGACATCCGCCAGATCGTGAACGTCCTCCCAACGAAGCTTGCCCGCGTCGACAACGGCTGCCAGGTCTCCGCACTCGATCCGTGCCTGTTCGACGGAGTCGGCCGCGACGAAGCTCGAGCGGGTCACGACCTCCTCGTCGATCTCGCGCCGGCCGAGCGCATTCCCGCCGATGGCGTTCACGTGCTGTCCGGGAACGAGCCAGGATCCGCACAGAACCGGTTCTTTCGCGCTGGTGGCCGTCACCACGATGTGGGCCTCGGCGGTCACATCCTCCGGTCTTGATGCCGGCGTCACCGGGATCCCGAGGCGCGAAGACATCTCGTCGCAGAAACGAGCGCGCTTCTGCTCGTCGCGACTATAGGCGACGACCGATCGGAGCGATCGAACGACCGCCAGGGCCTCGAGCTGCGATCGCGCCTGCCACCCCGTGCCGAAAATCCCTACGGTATCCGCGTCGGCTCGGGCCATATACTGGGTAGCGACGCCGCTCGCCGCCCCGGTACGGATCTGGCCGAGAGTGTCACCCTCCATGAGGCTCACGAGCTCTCCGGTCTCGGCGGCAAAGAGCATGACGTAGAAACGAGCCCCATCCGGGCCGGTCGTGTAGGCCTTGAGGCCGACGTAACCGAGCGCCTCGCTCGCCGCCGACATCACGT is a window encoding:
- a CDS encoding ornithine cyclodeaminase family protein, with the protein product MTRYFREGEVAELLPMKDAVAAVEQAFIQLGEGKAVNRPRSRARAGRRMLHVMSAASEALGYVGLKAYTTGPDGARFYVMLFAAETGELVSLMEGDTLGQIRTGAASGVATQYMARADADTVGIFGTGWQARSQLEALAVVRSLRSVVAYSRDEQKRARFCDEMSSRLGIPVTPASRPEDVTAEAHIVVTATSAKEPVLCGSWLVPGQHVNAIGGNALGRREIDEEVVTRSSFVAADSVEQARIECGDLAAVVDAGKLRWEDVHDLADVVTGKKVARRDASEITLFESQGLALEDVAVAKLVYERGVSLGLGKDLEI